In a single window of the Serratia quinivorans genome:
- the clpV1_2 gene encoding protein disaggregation chaperone has protein sequence MENPAILLRRLNPYCARAMEGAASLCQTRAHAEILPEHWLLKLLEQGEGDLTVLARRYEWDMDALWQDLLGWLDALPRSVRNRPQLADSVQTLMQDAWMRASLAGEEHIRSVHLLMAMVDKPKLARCDGLWPLLTLGQSQLERLRPLLDAQSDERPEMQHDAELAQRHGGEVEFVGRPVGAQIKEGELNPALQNALDKFTLDVTAKAKEGKIDPVFGRDTEIRQMVDILSRRRKNNPILVGEPGVGKTALVEGLALRIAEGNVPESLKTVSLRTLDLGLLQAGAGVKGEFEQRLKNVIDAVQASPAPVLLFIDEAHTIIGAGNQAGGADAANLLKPALARGELRTIAATTWSEYKQYFERDAALERRFQMVKVDEPDDETACLMLRGLKSRYAEHHNVHITDDAVRAAVTLSRRYLTGRQLPDKAVDLLDTAAARVRMSLDTVPEAIVRLKAQLTALELEEQALLEDIAVGGSTHSDRLSLIEQQRVALDSTLQQQESRFIHEKLLAQQLMASRQDISQQAEIMALKQQLENEQQGDALIQVDVDPRTVANVIADWTGVPISSLMKDEQTELLNLEYEIGKRVVGQDVALNAIAQRLRAAKTGLTSENGPQGVFLLVGPSGTGKTETALTLAEVLYGGEKSLITINLSEYQEPHTVSQLKGSPPGYVGYGQGGILTEAVRKRPYSVVLLDEVEKAHRDVMNLFYQVFDRGFMRDGEGREIDFRNTVILMTANLGSDHIMQLLDEQLDATEGELHELLRPILRDHFQPALLARFQTVIYRPLAETAMRTIVQMKLDQVSKRLRRHYGLTMHIDESLFDALTSACLLPDTGARNVDSLLNQQILPVLSQQLLTHMAAKQKPKSLTLGWSDEEGIGLEFSDTAES, from the coding sequence ATGGAAAACCCAGCCATTCTGCTGCGACGTCTGAACCCTTACTGTGCCCGTGCCATGGAAGGGGCCGCCTCCCTGTGCCAGACCCGTGCACATGCGGAAATCCTGCCAGAGCACTGGCTGCTGAAACTGCTGGAGCAGGGCGAAGGTGACCTGACGGTGCTGGCGCGTCGCTACGAATGGGACATGGACGCCCTGTGGCAGGACTTACTCGGCTGGCTGGATGCGTTGCCGCGCTCCGTACGCAATCGCCCACAGCTGGCAGACAGCGTTCAGACACTTATGCAGGACGCCTGGATGCGGGCGTCACTGGCAGGTGAAGAACACATTCGCAGTGTCCACCTGCTGATGGCGATGGTCGATAAACCGAAACTGGCGCGCTGCGACGGTCTGTGGCCATTACTGACCCTGGGGCAAAGCCAACTGGAACGCCTGCGTCCGTTGCTGGATGCACAGTCGGATGAGCGTCCGGAAATGCAGCACGACGCCGAACTGGCGCAGCGTCACGGTGGCGAAGTGGAGTTTGTAGGGCGTCCGGTCGGGGCTCAGATAAAAGAAGGTGAACTCAATCCTGCGCTACAGAACGCACTGGATAAATTCACCCTCGACGTCACTGCCAAGGCGAAAGAGGGCAAAATCGATCCGGTGTTCGGTCGCGATACCGAAATCCGCCAGATGGTCGATATTCTCTCCCGCCGTCGTAAGAACAACCCCATTCTGGTCGGCGAACCGGGCGTGGGTAAAACCGCTCTGGTGGAAGGCCTGGCGCTGCGCATTGCCGAAGGCAATGTACCGGAAAGTCTGAAAACCGTCAGCCTGCGCACCCTCGACTTGGGTCTGTTGCAGGCGGGGGCGGGCGTGAAAGGTGAATTCGAACAGCGGCTGAAAAACGTGATTGATGCGGTGCAGGCGTCGCCAGCACCCGTGCTGCTGTTTATCGACGAAGCGCACACCATAATCGGCGCGGGCAATCAGGCGGGCGGCGCGGATGCGGCTAACCTGCTGAAACCGGCGCTGGCGCGCGGTGAGCTGCGCACCATTGCTGCCACCACCTGGAGCGAATACAAACAGTATTTTGAACGCGATGCCGCGCTGGAGCGTCGCTTCCAGATGGTGAAAGTGGATGAGCCGGACGACGAGACCGCCTGCCTGATGCTGCGTGGCCTGAAATCCCGCTATGCCGAGCATCACAACGTCCACATTACAGACGATGCGGTGCGGGCTGCGGTTACGCTGTCGCGCCGCTATCTGACCGGCCGTCAACTGCCGGATAAAGCGGTTGACCTGCTCGACACCGCCGCCGCCCGCGTACGCATGAGTCTTGATACCGTACCGGAAGCGATAGTGCGCCTGAAAGCGCAGCTGACCGCGCTGGAACTGGAAGAGCAGGCCCTGCTGGAGGATATCGCGGTCGGAGGCAGTACGCACAGCGACCGGCTGAGCCTGATTGAACAACAGCGAGTGGCGCTCGACAGTACCCTGCAGCAGCAGGAAAGTCGTTTTATCCATGAAAAGTTACTGGCACAGCAGCTGATGGCCAGCCGCCAGGATATCAGTCAGCAGGCCGAAATCATGGCACTGAAGCAACAGCTGGAAAATGAACAACAGGGCGACGCCCTGATTCAGGTGGATGTGGACCCCCGCACCGTGGCCAACGTGATTGCCGACTGGACCGGGGTGCCGATTTCCTCGCTGATGAAGGACGAACAGACTGAACTGCTGAACCTGGAATATGAAATCGGTAAACGTGTCGTCGGGCAGGACGTGGCGCTCAACGCCATCGCCCAGCGTCTGCGTGCGGCCAAAACCGGGCTGACCTCTGAAAACGGCCCGCAGGGCGTGTTCCTGCTGGTCGGCCCGAGCGGCACCGGGAAAACCGAAACCGCACTCACGCTCGCAGAAGTGCTGTACGGCGGTGAAAAATCGCTCATCACCATCAACCTGTCGGAGTACCAGGAGCCGCATACCGTTTCCCAACTGAAGGGATCGCCTCCGGGCTACGTCGGTTACGGCCAGGGCGGCATCCTGACCGAAGCGGTACGCAAGCGCCCGTACAGCGTGGTGCTGCTGGATGAGGTGGAAAAAGCGCACCGCGATGTCATGAACCTGTTTTATCAGGTGTTCGACCGCGGCTTTATGCGCGACGGTGAAGGGCGTGAAATCGACTTCCGCAACACTGTCATTCTGATGACCGCCAACCTCGGCAGTGACCACATTATGCAACTGCTGGACGAGCAGCTGGACGCTACCGAAGGCGAGCTGCACGAACTGCTGCGGCCCATCCTGCGTGACCACTTCCAGCCCGCACTGCTGGCCCGTTTCCAGACGGTAATTTATCGCCCTCTGGCGGAAACCGCCATGCGTACCATCGTGCAGATGAAGCTGGATCAGGTCAGCAAGCGCTTACGTCGTCATTACGGTCTGACCATGCACATCGACGAGAGCCTGTTCGACGCGCTGACTTCTGCCTGCCTGTTACCGGACACCGGTGCTCGTAACGTCGACAGCCTGCTCAACCAGCAAATCCTGCCGGTGCTGAGCCAGCAACTGCTCACCCATATGGCGGCGAAGCAGAAACCGAAATCGCTGACGTTAGGCTGGAGTGATGAGGAAGGGATTGGGCTTGAATTTTCAGACACGGCTGAAAGCTAA